One Oncorhynchus masou masou isolate Uvic2021 chromosome 18, UVic_Omas_1.1, whole genome shotgun sequence DNA window includes the following coding sequences:
- the lrrc3ca gene encoding leucine-rich repeat-containing protein 3B, whose protein sequence is MHLLASGWLLRHSVVMCLLLHSVVLMTCFHHAATSCSQGCYCSESDDRGKTVRCSNLRLTEIPQDLPNDTRRIYLDFNLLTEVPSNAFQGLPLLSELDLSNNELAKLERGAFRSLGPSLTFLDLSSNKLVNFNPEAFEGLRARANLTNNPWHCDCSLQMSMPHIDLEPLSLTGIVCETSDPPDVGAEGVPFLLAQDLDLCVVMKKTTDVAMLVTMFGWFTMVISYLVYYVRHNTEDARRHLEYLKSLPTKPGPSEASSTVSTMV, encoded by the coding sequence ATGCACCTGCTGGCAAGCGGGTGGCTACTGCGCCATTCGGTGGTCATGTGTCTGCTGCTGCACAGCGTGGTGCTGATGACCTGCTTCCACCACGCCGCCACCAGCTGCTCCCAGGGCTGCTACTGCTCTGAGAGCGACGACCGTGGAAAGACGGTGCGCTGCAGCAACCTGCGTCTCACGGAGATCCCCCAGGACCTACCCAATGACACACGGCGCATCTACCTGGACTTCAACCTGCTCACCGAGGTCCCCAGCAATGCTTTCCAGGGTCTGCCCCTGCTCAGCGAGCTGGACCTCTCCAACAACGAGCTGGCCAAGCTGGAGCGAGGGGCCTTCAGGAGCCTGGGGCCCTCGCTCACCTTCCTGGACTTGTCTTCCAACAAATTGGTCAACTTTAACCCTGAGGCCTTTGAGGGGCTGCGGGCGCGCGCCAACCTGACCAATAACCCGTGGCACTGCGACTGCAGCCTGCAGATGTCCATGCCCCACATTGACCTGGAGCCCCTCTCGCTGACCGGCATCGTGTGCGAGACGTCGGATCCGCCCGACGTGGGGGCGGAGGGTGTGCCCTTCCTGCTGGCCCAGGACCTGGACCTGTGCGTGGTGATGAAGAAGACCACGGACGTGGCCATGCTGGTCACCATGTTCGGGTGGTTCACCATGGTCATCTCCTACCTGGTCTACTATGTCCGGCACAACACGGAGGACGCCCGCCGCCACCTGGAGTACCTCAAGTCTCTGCCCACCAAGCCGGGCCCATCCGAGGCCTCTTCTACTGTCAGCACTATGGTATAG